The Rhizobium sp. SL42 genome includes a region encoding these proteins:
- a CDS encoding NAD(P)/FAD-dependent oxidoreductase, producing the protein MDHVIIIGGSFAGLAAALQHGRARRNVIVLDTGLQRNRFAGRSHGVLGHDDKRPSEILAAARQQLARYPAIRMVNARADSISGTIDNFSVLTSDGETLSARRLILSYGVVDQMPEVPGFAENWGTSVIPCPYCDGFEVADQHWGLVWSSPQSMNQVRLFHDWTDNLTVFADGHDITPDMRADLTGRQVPVVDGRITGIARHGSHGATIKIDTGPDVAVDILFAHPRTKPSASLHESLGLATVNTPTGIALKTDERRETSMPGIYAAGDLANPGIPSVTTATWQGAMAGIFAQQSMLG; encoded by the coding sequence ATGGATCACGTCATCATCATCGGCGGAAGCTTTGCTGGCCTCGCCGCCGCTCTGCAGCATGGCCGTGCCCGCCGCAATGTCATCGTTCTCGATACCGGCCTTCAGCGCAATCGATTCGCTGGCCGCTCTCACGGTGTGCTCGGCCACGATGACAAACGACCGTCCGAAATTCTGGCCGCGGCGCGGCAGCAACTCGCGCGCTACCCTGCTATAAGGATGGTCAATGCCCGCGCCGACAGTATCTCCGGTACCATCGACAATTTCTCCGTCCTTACCAGCGATGGTGAAACCCTTAGCGCGCGCCGCCTGATCCTGAGCTATGGCGTTGTTGACCAAATGCCTGAGGTTCCGGGTTTTGCCGAAAACTGGGGCACATCCGTTATTCCATGCCCCTATTGCGACGGCTTCGAAGTTGCTGACCAGCATTGGGGCCTCGTCTGGTCTAGCCCGCAGTCGATGAATCAGGTCAGGCTGTTTCACGATTGGACCGACAATTTGACGGTCTTCGCTGACGGCCACGACATCACACCCGACATGCGGGCCGATCTGACGGGCCGTCAGGTACCTGTCGTTGATGGACGGATCACCGGGATCGCACGTCATGGGAGCCACGGTGCCACCATCAAGATCGATACCGGCCCCGATGTCGCAGTCGACATCCTGTTCGCGCATCCGCGTACCAAGCCGTCCGCAAGCCTTCATGAATCCCTGGGCCTCGCCACCGTCAATACGCCAACCGGCATCGCCCTCAAGACCGACGAACGCCGCGAAACCAGCATGCCAGGCATCTACGCCGCCGGTGACCTCGCCAACCCCGGCATCCCCTCGGTTACCACGGCAACATGGCAAGGCGCGATGGCGGGTATCTTTGCCCAGCAATCGATGCTGGGTTGA
- a CDS encoding TetR/AcrR family transcriptional regulator — translation MNENVQNRRGRPANEALGQTIVDAACELFEELGFHAATLDKVAQRAKISKLSIYKHFENKEALFGAAFAARCQQLVPQKLFEGVDGSAEDQLMAAGSSLLHTLLRPEVRNVEAMVMADTPNQKSLSKLHYEAGPGHIIAQIEGLLRQLHAKALLNVPDPLQSARLFGALFKGSDLLIIARFDEAKGSDDNEIESYCRSAVAMFIAAHRGNDHAGG, via the coding sequence ATGAATGAAAATGTACAAAACCGACGCGGCCGGCCCGCCAACGAGGCGCTTGGCCAAACGATCGTCGATGCCGCGTGCGAACTGTTTGAGGAACTAGGATTTCATGCGGCGACGTTGGATAAGGTCGCCCAGCGGGCGAAGATATCCAAGCTCAGCATCTACAAGCACTTCGAGAACAAGGAGGCGCTGTTTGGCGCGGCCTTTGCGGCCCGCTGCCAGCAGTTAGTGCCGCAGAAACTCTTTGAAGGCGTTGATGGTTCAGCCGAAGATCAACTCATGGCGGCGGGATCGTCACTGCTTCACACGCTTTTGCGCCCGGAGGTCCGCAATGTCGAAGCCATGGTCATGGCCGATACGCCAAACCAGAAGTCGTTGAGCAAGCTCCATTACGAAGCAGGCCCTGGGCATATCATTGCGCAAATCGAGGGTCTGTTGCGTCAGTTGCATGCAAAGGCGCTTCTGAACGTGCCCGATCCTCTCCAGTCCGCCCGCTTGTTCGGTGCGCTTTTCAAGGGCTCAGATCTTTTGATTATCGCACGCTTCGACGAGGCGAAAGGTTCGGACGACAACGAGATCGAATCCTATTGCCGCTCGGCCGTCGCCATGTTCATCGCCGCGCACCGCGGCAACGACCACGCGGGCGGATAG
- a CDS encoding conjugal transfer protein TrbF, translating to MAANRPPDSPYLAARQEWTERYGSYVQAARAWRIVGILGLSMAVIGFTYALYLSTQVKLVPYIVEVDKLGTSVTAGFPQQIEYADARVVRATLGNFITSLKSITPDAVVQKQYIDRTYALLRTSDPSTQKINAWFRGNSPFEKAKTSTVAIEVNNIVALSNQTYQIDWTEYERDRKGKETGTRRFRGIATVALTAPQDEAIIRLNPIGLYVQDFDWTAQL from the coding sequence ATGGCAGCAAACCGGCCACCCGATAGCCCTTACCTTGCCGCGCGGCAGGAGTGGACTGAACGATATGGATCTTATGTCCAGGCGGCGCGCGCATGGCGGATCGTCGGGATACTTGGACTGTCGATGGCCGTGATCGGCTTCACCTACGCCTTGTATCTCAGTACGCAGGTCAAGCTTGTGCCCTACATCGTGGAGGTGGATAAACTGGGCACGTCGGTGACAGCCGGCTTTCCCCAGCAGATCGAGTATGCCGATGCCCGCGTTGTTCGCGCAACGCTCGGCAATTTCATCACGAGCCTAAAGTCGATCACACCGGATGCGGTAGTCCAGAAGCAGTATATCGACCGGACCTACGCGCTTCTCAGGACGTCCGATCCCTCGACCCAGAAGATCAATGCCTGGTTTCGCGGCAATTCTCCGTTCGAAAAAGCGAAGACATCGACCGTCGCCATTGAGGTCAACAACATCGTCGCACTCTCCAACCAGACCTACCAGATCGACTGGACCGAATATGAACGCGACCGCAAAGGCAAGGAAACCGGCACGCGCCGGTTCCGCGGGATTGCGACCGTCGCGCTGACCGCGCCGCAGGACGAGGCGATCATCCGCCTCAACCCGATCGGTCTTTATGTCCAGGACTTCGACTGGACAGCACAGCTTTAA
- the trbH gene encoding conjugal transfer protein TrbH, which produces MKKTIAAIIVAFGVSGCQTADETLTTSSNPITVTGATASAIAGDMASRLAEQVGPAGATTLKMDKDTSEYAAALEAALKGWGYTVIADGKIGKDQKPVEVAWSIDSFDGQVLARVSTPAIALGRAYTATSAGATPASPLSIMQRN; this is translated from the coding sequence ATGAAAAAAACCATTGCTGCCATCATTGTCGCTTTCGGTGTTTCGGGCTGCCAAACAGCCGATGAAACGCTGACCACCAGTTCCAACCCGATCACCGTCACCGGCGCCACGGCGAGCGCGATCGCCGGCGACATGGCAAGCCGCCTAGCCGAACAGGTCGGTCCGGCCGGCGCCACGACCCTCAAAATGGACAAGGATACTTCCGAATATGCAGCCGCTCTTGAGGCCGCGCTGAAGGGATGGGGATACACGGTCATCGCCGATGGGAAAATCGGCAAGGACCAGAAGCCGGTCGAGGTTGCATGGTCAATCGACAGCTTTGACGGACAGGTGCTCGCGCGTGTCAGCACACCGGCTATCGCCCTCGGCCGGGCATATACAGCAACGTCAGCGGGCGCGACGCCCGCCAGTCCGCTTTCGATCATGCAGCGAAATTGA
- the trbG gene encoding P-type conjugative transfer protein TrbG: MHRTGLIAAVGCMAGLVLADCAMAQSMTSNEVKGTNISRKWRGAPGLVTTGPDGKVIFLFGETQPSVVCSPLQVCDIEMQGGEIVRDVLVGDTVRWKVEPATSGATGGQAIHLIVKPSEAGLVTSMVVTTSRRTYHIQLKSHPSQYMARIGFEYPEDVTTKLADINARLETGGIPGTAPDKLNFSYSVSGGASWRPKRVYSDGAKTYIQFPRSISGHDAPVLFLVSGGQNRIVNYRMKNDMMIVDYAVDKAVLVSGVGWRQQKITIRRGG; this comes from the coding sequence ATGCACAGAACTGGATTGATCGCAGCCGTCGGCTGCATGGCCGGGCTCGTCCTTGCGGACTGCGCGATGGCGCAGAGCATGACGTCGAACGAGGTGAAGGGGACCAACATCTCACGGAAGTGGCGGGGAGCGCCCGGTCTGGTCACGACCGGCCCCGATGGAAAGGTCATCTTCCTGTTCGGCGAGACCCAGCCCTCTGTCGTCTGCTCGCCGCTTCAGGTTTGCGACATCGAGATGCAAGGTGGCGAGATCGTCCGCGATGTGCTTGTCGGCGACACTGTCCGCTGGAAGGTAGAGCCAGCGACGTCTGGAGCAACCGGAGGGCAGGCGATCCACCTGATCGTCAAGCCGTCGGAGGCCGGCCTCGTCACGTCAATGGTCGTCACGACCTCTCGGCGGACCTATCATATTCAGCTCAAATCCCATCCCAGCCAGTACATGGCCCGGATCGGCTTCGAGTATCCGGAGGATGTCACGACCAAACTGGCAGATATCAATGCACGCCTTGAGACAGGCGGCATTCCCGGGACAGCTCCAGACAAGCTGAACTTCTCCTATTCGGTCAGTGGAGGAGCCTCGTGGCGGCCGAAGCGCGTCTATTCCGATGGCGCCAAGACCTACATCCAGTTTCCCCGGTCAATCTCCGGGCACGACGCACCAGTGCTCTTTCTCGTCAGCGGCGGCCAGAACCGCATCGTCAATTATCGCATGAAAAACGACATGATGATCGTTGACTACGCCGTCGACAAGGCCGTGCTCGTGTCGGGGGTTGGCTGGCGCCAGCAGAAAATTACGATCCGGCGGGGAGGTTGA
- the trbI gene encoding IncP-type conjugal transfer protein TrbI: protein MVQSLQLGTTGNADDQQSMRRLNRLPIIVAIVIIVLFFGVVIIGLSWRGLSFNRGNELDGTSTSPATTFGDQLKRGVSDGIIGEPEQREVFQPTPVIVEREPVREPVAERQNEVQTERRSQLEPEAEWKARLKREQDEQILREAQRQRMASLQARATALDSPLKVDVSEVQKSASESRTDARQPLNATTNSASDLYSAAMKSGLLGQNVDQNGQTSKEDFFNQDIKDLGYLPNQVVPQLSPYELKRGSIIPATLIAGLDSDLPGRISAQVSQNVFDSATGYRLLIPQGAKLFGRYDSKVSFGQERVLVVWTDLIFPNGSTLQIGGMSGTDAEGYGGFRDKVDRHPWRTFGSAALVAIIGTGIDMSMPESSTVTTQDTASDAARRNFAESFGRVAEQTISKNLNVQPTIRIRPGYKFNVLVDQDLIFPSLYRK, encoded by the coding sequence ATGGTTCAATCGCTCCAGCTTGGCACGACGGGCAATGCTGACGATCAACAGAGCATGCGTCGCCTAAATCGGCTTCCGATCATCGTCGCCATCGTCATCATCGTACTGTTCTTCGGTGTCGTCATCATCGGCCTGTCGTGGCGCGGCCTCTCCTTCAATCGAGGAAATGAACTCGACGGCACCTCCACCTCTCCGGCCACGACGTTTGGCGATCAGCTCAAGCGCGGCGTGTCGGACGGGATCATAGGAGAACCGGAGCAACGAGAAGTGTTTCAGCCGACGCCGGTCATTGTAGAGCGGGAGCCCGTGAGGGAGCCGGTAGCGGAGCGCCAGAACGAGGTCCAGACGGAACGGCGATCGCAGCTCGAACCCGAAGCGGAGTGGAAGGCGCGGCTGAAGCGGGAACAGGACGAGCAGATCCTTCGCGAAGCCCAGCGTCAAAGGATGGCCAGCCTCCAAGCGAGGGCGACGGCGCTTGATTCCCCGCTGAAGGTGGACGTATCCGAGGTCCAGAAGAGCGCCTCGGAAAGCAGGACCGACGCCCGTCAACCGCTCAATGCAACGACAAACAGCGCATCCGATCTCTATAGCGCTGCGATGAAGTCGGGTCTGCTTGGACAGAACGTCGATCAAAACGGCCAGACATCGAAGGAGGACTTTTTCAACCAGGACATCAAGGATCTTGGCTACCTTCCGAACCAGGTCGTACCCCAGCTTTCGCCCTATGAGTTGAAGCGCGGATCGATCATCCCGGCGACGCTGATTGCCGGCCTGGACTCTGATCTTCCAGGCCGGATTTCCGCCCAGGTCAGCCAGAACGTCTTTGACAGCGCCACCGGCTACCGGCTCCTGATCCCTCAAGGAGCAAAGCTCTTCGGCCGATATGATTCGAAGGTGTCGTTTGGCCAGGAGCGTGTTCTGGTCGTCTGGACCGACCTCATCTTTCCGAACGGATCGACGCTTCAGATCGGCGGCATGTCGGGTACGGATGCCGAGGGGTATGGCGGTTTCCGGGACAAGGTCGATCGTCATCCCTGGCGCACGTTCGGCTCTGCTGCCCTCGTTGCCATCATCGGCACGGGGATCGATATGTCGATGCCGGAGAGCTCGACAGTTACCACACAGGACACGGCTTCCGATGCGGCACGACGAAATTTCGCCGAGAGCTTCGGCAGGGTGGCAGAGCAAACCATCTCGAAAAATCTGAATGTCCAGCCGACGATCCGGATCCGACCAGGGTACAAATTCAACGTTCTGGTCGATCAGGATCTAATTTTCCCGAGCCTTTATCGCAAATAG
- a CDS encoding AGE family epimerase/isomerase, with protein sequence MSVQQLKRVFLEEILPTWSKSGFDETCGQFVEYLELDGSPQEAGEVRTRTVARQIYVHAHAAHLGVAPSASLAMAERAFANLHRVAWVSGKRGGYARSFNRHTELITDPVRDLYDNACVLLALSWLLTATGKDVYRHQIDQTILAVDRTLTDPFGGWAEDSDGTLPRRQNPHMHYLEATLALCENTRTSKHMRSEGKAFALLRSHFFVGPKGPLHEFFGPQWELADRYGSDRLEPGHMCEWVWLTTRHDSLARSDNINICLDLFYTALAVGRMDGSIFLVDTVSGDKAISPSRRLWPQVEMLKAFMALYERFGFPGYRTEADDVASAILAAYMTGVPHGCWHDCLDLNEVPTARTIPASSLYHLWTTIAASAGDLR encoded by the coding sequence ATGAGCGTCCAGCAACTGAAACGCGTCTTCCTCGAGGAAATTTTGCCCACCTGGAGCAAATCCGGCTTCGACGAGACCTGCGGCCAATTTGTCGAATACCTGGAACTGGATGGGTCGCCGCAGGAAGCAGGTGAGGTGCGGACCCGAACGGTGGCCCGTCAGATCTATGTTCACGCCCATGCCGCCCATCTCGGTGTCGCCCCCTCAGCATCGCTCGCCATGGCAGAACGTGCCTTCGCCAACCTGCACCGCGTCGCCTGGGTCAGCGGGAAGCGCGGTGGCTATGCGAGAAGCTTCAACCGCCATACCGAGCTCATTACCGATCCTGTTCGCGATCTCTACGACAATGCCTGTGTGCTGCTCGCGCTCTCATGGCTGCTGACGGCGACCGGCAAGGACGTCTACCGACACCAGATCGACCAGACGATCCTGGCGGTCGACCGGACCCTGACAGACCCCTTTGGCGGCTGGGCCGAAGACAGCGATGGCACGCTTCCTCGCCGCCAGAACCCGCACATGCATTACCTCGAAGCCACATTGGCCTTGTGCGAGAACACCCGGACCTCCAAGCATATGAGGTCGGAAGGCAAGGCTTTCGCACTCTTGCGCTCGCATTTTTTCGTCGGACCAAAGGGGCCGCTTCACGAGTTTTTTGGCCCCCAATGGGAACTTGCCGACCGATACGGATCCGATCGGCTGGAGCCAGGCCACATGTGCGAGTGGGTCTGGTTGACGACCCGTCACGATAGTCTCGCTCGCAGCGATAACATCAATATATGCTTGGACCTGTTTTACACCGCGCTGGCGGTCGGGCGCATGGACGGCTCGATTTTCCTGGTCGATACCGTTTCGGGAGATAAGGCGATCAGCCCGTCACGGCGCCTATGGCCGCAGGTGGAGATGCTCAAGGCTTTCATGGCGCTCTATGAGCGATTTGGCTTTCCGGGATATCGGACAGAGGCGGACGACGTCGCCTCCGCAATCCTCGCTGCTTATATGACGGGAGTGCCACACGGCTGCTGGCACGACTGTCTCGACCTCAACGAGGTGCCGACGGCCCGCACTATCCCGGCTAGCTCACTATATCACCTCTGGACGACGATTGCGGCTTCGGCCGGAGATTTACGGTGA
- a CDS encoding glycosyltransferase, with protein sequence MRIAIHTLGTRGDVQPYVALAKGLMARGHEVQLAAPMQFTDLAAAYGIPFAGLPGEFLALLDTREGKAAVAGGTGFSAGFKLLKHVRPLMRRLLDEEWRAVRRFQPDVLVYHPKSFGSPDMAAALGVPHVLASPVPGFTPTDEFPSPMLPFESLGPFNKMSHTFAINGARLLFAKDLKAWRATTLGLPGKTARKSAAGTLYAYSPAVLPKPSDWGPDVLVTGYWFLDRPDWQPDEALESFLRAGSPPVYLGFGSMPGIDPAAMTGMILEALEMTGKRGLLAGGGGAIGKVDASPRALFLANAPHDWLLPRASAAIHHGGAGTTAASLRAGLPTQIVPFFGDQPFWGRRVAALGSGPAPLDLKTLSAAGLANALAAMDAATMRERAAELGTALSGDRGVEAATKFLERLSFKSS encoded by the coding sequence ATGCGCATTGCGATTCATACTCTCGGCACACGGGGCGACGTCCAGCCATACGTTGCATTGGCTAAGGGCCTGATGGCGCGTGGACATGAGGTCCAACTGGCAGCTCCCATGCAGTTCACCGACTTGGCCGCCGCGTACGGTATTCCGTTCGCGGGCCTACCAGGCGAATTTCTGGCGCTGCTGGACACGCGGGAGGGCAAGGCCGCCGTTGCCGGCGGCACAGGCTTCAGCGCCGGTTTCAAGCTTCTTAAGCATGTTCGCCCCCTAATGAGAAGGCTTCTCGACGAGGAGTGGCGGGCCGTCCGCCGCTTCCAGCCTGACGTGTTGGTCTATCATCCGAAATCGTTCGGCTCGCCTGACATGGCCGCGGCGCTCGGTGTGCCGCATGTCCTTGCTTCCCCCGTTCCGGGTTTCACACCGACCGACGAATTTCCGAGTCCTATGCTTCCCTTCGAGTCGCTCGGACCATTCAACAAAATGAGCCACACCTTTGCCATCAACGGCGCGCGGCTGCTGTTCGCCAAGGACTTGAAGGCGTGGCGCGCAACCACGCTCGGCCTTCCTGGAAAGACTGCTCGCAAGTCGGCGGCAGGAACACTCTACGCCTACAGCCCCGCCGTGCTCCCGAAACCGAGCGACTGGGGTCCGGACGTGCTGGTCACCGGATATTGGTTCCTCGACCGCCCCGATTGGCAGCCGGACGAGGCGTTGGAATCTTTCTTGAGGGCTGGATCCCCACCTGTCTATCTCGGCTTCGGGAGCATGCCGGGGATCGATCCTGCGGCAATGACGGGCATGATCCTGGAGGCCCTCGAAATGACTGGCAAACGCGGCCTCCTGGCGGGCGGGGGCGGCGCGATCGGTAAAGTCGATGCGAGCCCACGTGCGTTGTTCCTGGCCAACGCGCCACACGATTGGTTGCTGCCACGGGCAAGTGCCGCCATCCACCACGGAGGAGCAGGAACGACTGCGGCGAGCCTTCGTGCAGGACTGCCCACGCAGATCGTCCCTTTCTTCGGCGACCAGCCCTTCTGGGGCAGGCGTGTAGCGGCTCTTGGCTCTGGACCCGCCCCACTCGATCTGAAGACGCTCAGCGCTGCCGGTCTGGCCAATGCGTTGGCAGCGATGGACGCGGCCACCATGCGCGAACGCGCAGCAGAGCTGGGAACCGCCCTGTCGGGCGATCGCGGTGTCGAGGCCGCAACTAAATTCCTCGAACGACTGAGCTTCAAATCGAGTTGA
- a CDS encoding glycoside hydrolase family 130 protein encodes MPHSSLLNRQALYLRPDPTRVIVRPFKPSTEPRHLNPRDKTRANEIVDRVLSLDPTSTANQLRDILANFDGRHRNLLRQFELRADAMEDAFLHHQQFSQQQRQLVGAYFMNEYSFESAALFNPSIVPHPDQSGVADGSRRLIISLRAVGEGHISSLTFRAGVIDAEGAVTIDAPTQLAGLPDIHASDGLAPAGCIGLSFKEESDLSERVIFPVTEAQSNGIEDARFVAFEDEGKTIYFATYTAYSGSSIRSEVLETTDFLNFTLTPLRGPAARNKGMALFPRRIDGRYAMIARQDSENLFLLYSDDLHQWDEGRLLMKPEFAWQFVQIGNCGSPVEIDEGWLLFTHGVGPMRRYAIGVTLLDKHDPSIILSRTVEPLLQPEPTEREGYVPNVVYSCGAMRHGDLIALPYAVSDTYSNFTTIKISRLLETMHPTGAAL; translated from the coding sequence TTGCCCCACTCGAGCCTCCTCAATCGGCAGGCCCTCTATCTGAGACCGGATCCGACACGGGTCATCGTGCGCCCGTTCAAGCCATCCACCGAACCGCGGCATCTCAATCCGCGCGACAAGACCAGGGCCAACGAAATCGTCGATCGCGTGCTGTCCTTGGACCCGACTTCGACCGCCAACCAGTTGCGCGACATTCTCGCCAATTTCGACGGCCGGCATCGGAACCTGTTGCGACAGTTCGAGCTGCGGGCGGACGCGATGGAGGATGCCTTCCTCCATCATCAACAGTTCAGTCAGCAGCAGAGGCAACTGGTCGGGGCCTATTTCATGAACGAATATTCGTTCGAGTCCGCCGCTCTGTTCAATCCGAGCATCGTGCCGCATCCGGATCAGTCCGGCGTTGCAGATGGGAGCCGCCGGCTGATCATTAGTCTGCGGGCTGTGGGCGAGGGACATATCTCCTCGCTCACCTTCCGCGCCGGCGTGATCGACGCGGAGGGGGCCGTCACCATCGATGCGCCGACGCAACTGGCAGGTCTGCCGGACATCCATGCGAGCGACGGCCTGGCGCCCGCCGGTTGCATCGGACTCAGTTTCAAGGAGGAAAGTGATCTTAGCGAGCGGGTCATCTTTCCGGTGACCGAGGCGCAGTCGAACGGCATCGAAGATGCCCGTTTCGTCGCCTTCGAGGACGAAGGCAAGACGATCTACTTCGCGACCTATACCGCCTATAGCGGCTCATCCATCCGCTCGGAGGTTCTGGAGACCACCGACTTCCTGAACTTCACCCTGACGCCGCTGCGGGGACCCGCCGCCCGCAACAAGGGCATGGCGCTCTTTCCCCGGCGCATCGATGGCCGCTACGCAATGATCGCCCGGCAGGACAGCGAAAACCTCTTTCTGCTCTATTCCGACGACCTGCATCAATGGGATGAAGGACGTTTGCTGATGAAGCCGGAATTCGCCTGGCAGTTCGTCCAGATCGGCAATTGCGGCTCCCCTGTTGAAATTGACGAGGGATGGTTGCTGTTTACCCATGGCGTGGGACCGATGCGGCGCTATGCAATCGGGGTGACGCTGCTCGACAAGCACGACCCGAGCATCATCCTGTCGCGGACGGTAGAGCCGCTGCTGCAGCCCGAACCGACGGAGCGCGAGGGCTATGTGCCGAATGTCGTATATTCCTGCGGTGCCATGCGGCATGGCGATCTGATTGCGCTGCCATATGCCGTCTCGGATACCTATTCCAACTTCACCACGATCAAGATCAGCAGGCTTCTGGAAACGATGCATCCCACCGGGGCAGCCTTGTGA
- a CDS encoding methyltransferase family protein, whose protein sequence is MAVESDSAGVRFPPPLIYLGALLLGLAAERFVALRTFGIDWRLLFATGALLFFAGTGMMLSAAGMFRRLGTNVRPSRPTSLIATTGPYRWTRNPMYLGMALIYAGIAIGFDGPIAFALLPLVLIAIQSQVIAREERYLEAKFGDDYRRYKAEVRRWL, encoded by the coding sequence ATGGCCGTTGAAAGTGACAGCGCGGGTGTGCGCTTCCCTCCGCCCCTGATCTATCTGGGAGCGCTGCTGTTGGGGCTGGCGGCGGAGCGGTTCGTCGCCCTGCGCACTTTCGGCATCGACTGGCGTTTGCTGTTCGCGACGGGCGCGCTGCTGTTCTTTGCCGGCACGGGAATGATGCTTTCGGCGGCAGGGATGTTCCGGCGGCTGGGCACCAACGTTCGGCCGTCGCGGCCTACGAGCCTCATCGCAACGACCGGCCCTTATCGGTGGACCCGCAATCCTATGTATCTCGGCATGGCGCTCATCTATGCCGGCATTGCGATAGGCTTCGACGGACCGATCGCCTTCGCCTTGCTTCCTTTGGTGCTGATCGCGATCCAGTCGCAGGTGATCGCCCGCGAGGAGCGCTATCTCGAAGCGAAGTTCGGCGACGACTACCGCCGCTACAAGGCCGAGGTTCGGCGCTGGCTCTGA